The Acanthochromis polyacanthus isolate Apoly-LR-REF ecotype Palm Island chromosome 5, KAUST_Apoly_ChrSc, whole genome shotgun sequence genome includes a window with the following:
- the park7 gene encoding Parkinson disease protein 7 homolog: MAGKRALVILSKGAEEMETVIPVDIMRRAGIAVTVAGLTGTEPVQCSRNVSICPDASLEEASKQGPYDVVLLPGGMPGAQNLAESPAVKEVLKDQDGRKGLIAAICAGPIALLANGIGYGSTVTTHPGVKEKMMAGDHYKYSEARVQKDGHYITSRGPGTSFEFALTIVEELMGAEVAAQVKAPLIMKE, translated from the exons ATGGCAGGGAAGAGGGCGTTAGTAATCCTGTCAAAAGgtgcagaggagatggagacgGTTATTCCCGTGGACATCATGCGCAGAGCTGGG ATTGCGGTGACGGTTGCAGGCCTGACGGGCACAGAGCCAGTTCAGTGCAGCAGAAACGTCTCCATCTGTCCTGATGCGAGTCTGGAGGAAGCCAGCAAGCAG GGCCCGTATGATGTGGTGCTTCTGCCAGGAGGAATGCCAGGAGCCCAGAATCTGGCAGAG TCTCCTGCTGTGAAGGAGGTGCTGAAGGATCAAGACGGCAGAAAAGGCCTGATTGCAGCCATCTGTGCAG GTCCTATTGCTCTTCTGGCGAATGGCATCGGCTACGGCAGCACAGTCACTACACATCCTGGCGTGAAGGAGAAGATGATGGCTGGAG acCACTATAAATATTCAGAGGCTCGAGTACAGAAGGATGGACATTACATCACCAGCCGTGGGCCAGGAACCAGTTTCGAGTTTGCCCTGACGATTGTAGAGGAACTTATGGGGGCTGAGGTTGCAGCTCAAGTTAAGGCTCCTCTTATTATGAAAGAGTGA